In Spirochaeta thermophila DSM 6578, the following proteins share a genomic window:
- a CDS encoding tetratricopeptide repeat protein, whose product MSSTVRTTLILLTLVVLSLSFFFVPSPPWVDGYLLPERPPERTHIARLLSLIPESSPETRLIAVKEIAGFLAQEGLWTKRAAFLSGLASRTPDSPLTAYYLYLLARQYQREGAEPLALLYYRRILEGYPDLLIEGIPLHFLCLRELADKEKDPYTRIRYYNLLIQRYASRIDAGVAYYFLAKSYEQAGMWDDAIRTYRLFLNYPATSIPGEPEAYLKVQELLAFHDSPKNWLFDDLESLFDAVTYAIRTRNAALLSRYRAKVNFFSISWEQERTAKNAQVIFDFTPFFSGTRVRYASELDPSSTPSEAYLRTWGWSYRINVWYLYFRRVNYPFDPDIDGKWEWAGIYFGEKF is encoded by the coding sequence GTGAGCAGCACCGTCCGTACCACGCTCATCCTCCTCACCCTCGTCGTCCTCTCCCTGTCCTTTTTCTTCGTGCCCTCACCCCCATGGGTGGACGGGTATCTCCTTCCGGAACGACCTCCCGAACGGACACACATCGCCCGACTTCTCTCGTTGATCCCCGAGAGTTCACCCGAGACGAGACTCATCGCGGTCAAGGAGATAGCGGGTTTTCTCGCACAGGAAGGACTCTGGACGAAACGGGCCGCCTTCCTCTCCGGCCTCGCTTCCCGGACTCCCGACTCGCCCCTCACCGCCTATTACCTCTATCTCCTCGCCCGTCAGTACCAACGGGAGGGTGCGGAGCCTCTCGCCCTCCTCTACTACCGGAGGATCCTCGAGGGATATCCCGACCTGCTCATCGAAGGGATACCCCTCCATTTCCTCTGTCTCAGGGAGCTGGCCGACAAGGAGAAAGATCCGTACACCAGGATCCGCTACTACAATCTCCTCATCCAACGGTACGCCTCCCGGATCGATGCTGGCGTCGCCTACTACTTCCTTGCCAAGTCCTACGAGCAGGCCGGGATGTGGGACGACGCCATCCGTACCTACCGGCTCTTCCTCAACTACCCCGCCACCAGCATCCCGGGTGAACCCGAGGCCTACCTCAAGGTTCAGGAACTCCTCGCCTTCCACGATTCGCCCAAGAACTGGCTCTTCGACGATCTCGAGAGTCTGTTCGACGCCGTCACGTACGCCATTCGCACCAGGAACGCCGCCCTCCTCTCGCGGTATCGGGCGAAGGTCAACTTCTTCTCCATCTCGTGGGAGCAGGAGCGGACCGCCAAGAACGCTCAGGTGATATTCGACTTCACCCCCTTCTTCTCCGGAACCAGGGTCCGCTATGCGAGCGAACTCGATCCTTCCTCCACCCCGAGCGAGGCCTACCTGAGGACCTGGGGGTGGTCGTACCGGATAAACGTCTGGTATCTCTACTTCAGGCGGGTGAACTATCCTTTCGATCCCGACATCGACGGAAAGTGGGAATGGGCCGGTATCTATTTCGGCGAGAAGTTCTAG
- a CDS encoding M20 family metallo-hydrolase, whose protein sequence is MHEDTSKRMLSYMEAHTEEMVELQRLLTSHPALSPEVGGRGEWEKAQALVEWLEAHLLREAREKGVAASLSVVEVPDERAERGSRPSILVELWHDRNGPAFWIMTHLDVVPPGEVALWNGDPFTAVVKEGRIYGRGTEDNQQSMTSSIFAARALVALGLAPERPLKLLFVADEEFGNRYGIQALVTSHRSLFKEGDVFLVPDGGLPDGSMIEVAEKQLLWLKFTTRGRQCHASRPDLGKNAFVAASDLVVRLSRLDERFPRRNDLFVPPCSTFVPSRKDPNVPNINTVPGEDVFYMDCRVLPEVDLAEVMGAVEALCREVEAAYGVEISVEVVQRIVSRPTPADAPLVDALKAAVEEVYGVEARPMGIGGGTVAAPLRNEGFDCVVWSTVDETAHQPNEYCVIEHMVKDAGVMALLALRFRR, encoded by the coding sequence ATGCACGAGGATACGAGCAAGAGGATGCTTTCCTACATGGAGGCACACACCGAGGAGATGGTCGAGCTGCAGCGGCTGCTCACCTCTCACCCCGCCCTCTCGCCCGAGGTGGGTGGTCGAGGAGAGTGGGAGAAGGCCCAGGCCCTCGTCGAGTGGCTGGAGGCCCATCTCCTGCGCGAGGCGCGCGAGAAGGGGGTGGCGGCATCCCTCTCGGTGGTGGAGGTGCCTGACGAGCGGGCCGAACGCGGTTCCAGGCCTTCGATCCTGGTGGAACTCTGGCACGACAGGAACGGACCTGCCTTCTGGATCATGACGCACCTCGACGTGGTGCCGCCGGGCGAAGTCGCACTGTGGAACGGGGATCCCTTCACCGCGGTGGTAAAGGAGGGGCGTATCTACGGACGGGGAACCGAGGACAACCAGCAGTCGATGACGAGTTCGATCTTCGCGGCGCGTGCCCTGGTGGCCCTCGGCCTTGCGCCCGAGCGGCCCCTGAAGCTCCTCTTCGTGGCGGACGAGGAGTTCGGCAACCGTTACGGTATCCAGGCGCTCGTGACCTCCCACAGGAGTCTCTTCAAGGAGGGGGACGTGTTCCTGGTGCCGGACGGGGGACTCCCCGACGGCTCCATGATCGAGGTGGCGGAGAAGCAGCTCCTGTGGCTCAAGTTCACCACACGGGGACGCCAGTGCCATGCCTCGAGGCCCGATCTGGGGAAGAACGCCTTCGTGGCGGCTTCGGATCTGGTGGTGAGGCTCTCCCGGCTCGATGAGCGGTTCCCCCGGCGGAACGATCTGTTCGTGCCTCCCTGTTCCACCTTCGTGCCTTCCCGTAAGGACCCCAACGTGCCCAACATCAACACCGTGCCGGGCGAGGACGTGTTCTACATGGACTGCCGGGTGCTCCCGGAGGTGGACCTTGCCGAGGTCATGGGGGCGGTCGAGGCCCTCTGCCGCGAGGTGGAGGCGGCCTACGGCGTCGAGATCTCGGTGGAGGTGGTGCAGCGGATCGTCTCGAGGCCCACACCCGCGGATGCCCCGCTCGTGGATGCCCTGAAGGCCGCGGTGGAGGAGGTCTACGGTGTCGAGGCGCGTCCCATGGGGATAGGAGGGGGCACGGTGGCCGCTCCCCTTCGGAACGAGGGGTTCGACTGTGTGGTGTGGTCGACCGTGGACGAGACCGCTCACCAGCCCAATGAGTACTGCGTCATCGAGCACATGGTGAAGGACGCGGGGGTCATGGCCCTTCTTGCACTACGTTTTCGCAGATGA
- a CDS encoding glycoside hydrolase family 43 protein, translating into MRTIRNPILPGFNPDPSIVRVGDDFYIATSTFEWFPGVQIHHSRDLVNWELVSRPLDDPGALPLQGVRASAGVWAPCLSHDGERFYLIFSIVRTWTDRGNSEGPKDVHNFLTTAEDVRGPWSEPVYLNSSGFDPSLFHDDDGKKWLLNMEWDYREGHNHFSGILLQEYDPGAKRLVGPVYKIFTGTSIGLTEGPHLYKRNGWYYLIVAEGGTTYAHAVTCARSRSITGPYEVHPQNPILTSVREREGFDRAVAYGGDVRPYLAEGLQKAGHASMCPYTDDLWVLVHLCGRPLPGTLYCPLGRETALQAVRWGEDDWPHVEGGPHPQTEVRLPGDPVEKRGGAVFKDDFDGPGLRPEYQFLRMPLEGKYSLTERPGFVRLYGRESILSEFDQSLLARRVEHFRWRAQTAVEFSPTSFQHMAGLLVRYDESNQYYLRISADDGGRRVLGLLVYDRGLLSMPLGDDEVVLPDEGPVFLRVEMDLYDVRFSYSIDGVEWKEIGPVLPSWKLSDDYVVPLGFTGMFVGIACQDLRGTGVWADFDYFLYEALDG; encoded by the coding sequence ATGCGGACCATACGGAATCCGATTCTCCCCGGCTTCAATCCCGATCCTTCCATCGTGCGTGTGGGAGACGACTTCTACATCGCCACGTCCACCTTCGAGTGGTTTCCCGGTGTGCAGATCCACCACAGCAGGGATCTGGTGAACTGGGAGCTCGTGAGCCGCCCCCTGGACGACCCGGGGGCGCTCCCCCTCCAGGGGGTACGGGCTTCGGCCGGAGTGTGGGCCCCGTGCCTGAGCCACGACGGCGAACGGTTCTACCTCATCTTCTCGATCGTGCGCACCTGGACCGATCGGGGGAACTCCGAGGGGCCCAAGGATGTGCACAACTTCCTCACCACGGCTGAAGACGTGAGAGGTCCGTGGAGCGAGCCGGTCTACCTCAACTCGAGCGGGTTCGATCCTTCGCTCTTCCACGACGACGATGGGAAGAAGTGGCTCCTCAACATGGAGTGGGACTACCGTGAGGGACACAACCACTTCTCGGGGATCCTCCTCCAGGAGTACGATCCCGGGGCCAAGCGCCTCGTGGGGCCGGTGTACAAGATCTTCACCGGCACCTCCATCGGCCTCACCGAAGGGCCGCACCTCTACAAGCGGAACGGCTGGTACTACCTCATCGTCGCGGAGGGCGGGACCACCTATGCCCATGCGGTCACGTGTGCGCGATCGAGGAGCATCACTGGCCCGTACGAGGTGCACCCGCAGAATCCCATCCTCACGAGCGTGAGGGAGAGGGAGGGCTTCGATCGGGCGGTGGCGTATGGAGGGGACGTCCGCCCGTACCTTGCCGAGGGGCTCCAGAAGGCGGGACACGCGAGTATGTGTCCTTACACCGACGACCTGTGGGTACTCGTCCACCTGTGCGGCAGGCCCCTTCCGGGAACCCTTTACTGCCCGCTCGGGAGGGAGACGGCCCTCCAGGCGGTGCGGTGGGGCGAAGATGACTGGCCCCACGTGGAGGGAGGCCCCCATCCGCAGACCGAGGTGCGCCTGCCCGGTGATCCTGTGGAGAAGCGGGGTGGGGCCGTGTTCAAGGACGATTTCGACGGCCCGGGCTTGAGGCCCGAGTACCAGTTCCTCAGGATGCCGCTTGAGGGGAAGTACTCGCTCACCGAGCGGCCGGGTTTCGTACGCCTCTACGGACGCGAATCGATCCTCTCGGAGTTCGACCAGAGCCTCCTGGCCCGGAGGGTGGAACACTTCAGATGGCGGGCCCAGACGGCCGTGGAGTTCTCGCCGACGAGCTTTCAGCACATGGCGGGCCTCCTCGTACGCTACGACGAGTCGAACCAGTACTATCTCCGTATCTCTGCGGACGACGGGGGACGGAGAGTCTTGGGGCTCCTGGTCTACGATAGGGGCCTCCTCTCCATGCCCCTGGGAGACGACGAGGTGGTGCTCCCCGATGAGGGGCCGGTCTTCCTCAGGGTCGAGATGGATCTCTACGACGTCCGCTTCTCCTACTCGATCGACGGAGTGGAGTGGAAGGAGATTGGACCTGTGCTCCCCTCGTGGAAGCTCTCGGACGACTACGTGGTACCGCTGGGCTTCACGGGCATGTTCGTGGGGATCGCATGCCAGGACCTCAGGGGGACGGGGGTGTGGGCGGACTTCGATTACTTTCTTTATGAAGCGCTGGACGGATAG
- a CDS encoding LysM peptidoglycan-binding domain-containing protein gives MGRYLFRREVLACILLSAAILPGEEAPSRPLRTGPAEVPSWSHHAGPRGYSLRVPPHPLIEAERERLLSREGKTWLARSLERARPFWHFISLSIMEAGLPWELVYLPVVESAYNVRAVSRSGAVGLWQFMENSMHPWLTKNEWIDERRDFVLSTRAAIEKLSYNYSVLGDWLLALAAYNCGLNRMLSIIHLTGLTDYFALAEGGHLPHQTTHYVARFIAVVEIASQAARHGLPISWEEPWEWEGLSVDRPVSLRLLSARTGVPLDILEEANASFLLGIAPPSSVIRIPRHYAPAVREALESVPLMDITLHTVRTGDTLSALSRYYGIPLSLLYLYNPDVRPRALTPGMTLIIPLVSPRTPPPPPALPASLRWEHHTVEEGESLWRIARTYGSTVEWIALANGLSPSAVIHPGMRLKIPVPLVEE, from the coding sequence ATGGGCCGGTATCTATTTCGGCGAGAAGTTCTAGCCTGCATCCTCCTTTCGGCGGCCATCCTCCCGGGGGAAGAGGCGCCGTCACGCCCCCTCCGCACCGGACCCGCCGAGGTTCCTTCCTGGTCACACCACGCCGGCCCACGGGGCTACTCCCTCCGGGTGCCCCCCCACCCGCTCATCGAGGCCGAACGGGAACGGCTCCTTTCGAGAGAAGGAAAGACGTGGCTCGCACGCAGCCTCGAGCGTGCGAGGCCCTTCTGGCACTTCATCTCCCTCAGCATCATGGAAGCGGGACTCCCCTGGGAACTCGTCTACCTTCCGGTGGTGGAGTCGGCCTACAACGTACGCGCGGTCTCCCGCTCGGGGGCCGTGGGGCTCTGGCAGTTCATGGAGAACTCCATGCACCCGTGGCTCACGAAGAACGAGTGGATCGATGAACGGCGGGACTTCGTCCTCTCCACCCGCGCGGCCATCGAAAAACTCTCCTACAACTACTCCGTCCTGGGAGACTGGCTCCTCGCCCTCGCCGCCTACAACTGCGGCCTCAACCGCATGCTCTCCATCATACACCTCACGGGACTCACGGATTACTTCGCCCTCGCCGAAGGAGGTCACCTTCCCCACCAGACCACACACTACGTGGCCCGGTTCATCGCCGTGGTGGAAATAGCATCCCAGGCGGCCCGACACGGGCTTCCCATCTCGTGGGAAGAACCATGGGAATGGGAGGGGCTCTCCGTGGACAGACCGGTCTCGCTCCGTCTCCTCTCCGCACGGACGGGGGTCCCGCTCGACATCCTCGAGGAGGCGAACGCCTCCTTCCTCCTGGGGATCGCCCCTCCCTCCAGCGTGATCAGGATCCCCCGACACTATGCCCCGGCAGTGAGGGAAGCCCTGGAATCAGTCCCCTTGATGGACATCACCCTCCACACTGTACGTACAGGCGACACACTCTCCGCCCTCTCACGGTACTACGGAATCCCCCTCTCCCTCCTCTACCTCTACAATCCGGACGTCCGTCCACGCGCCCTCACGCCGGGCATGACCCTCATCATCCCCCTCGTCTCCCCCCGGACCCCTCCACCCCCTCCCGCCCTCCCCGCCTCCCTCAGGTGGGAACACCACACGGTCGAGGAAGGCGAATCCCTCTGGCGGATCGCGCGCACCTACGGCTCCACCGTGGAGTGGATCGCCCTCGCGAACGGCCTATCCCCTTCCGCGGTCATCCATCCGGGAATGCGGCTCAAGATACCCGTGCCCCTGGTCGAGGAATAA
- a CDS encoding IMPACT family protein produces MSEFLVPAGEARAELEMRRSRFIAHAVPAFSVAEARDVIEERRREWSDATHVVYAYVVGSPRSEVQGMSDDGEPHGTAARPVMALIRGRRLWNVVVTVVRYFGGVKLGTGGLVHAYAEAARRALDRLPVRPFVPMARIRLVVPYPLFSRLGPLLEEYEVTVLEQEFTSEISLTCRLPRRCLEGFSKGLRDLGSGSDVDILEEEGA; encoded by the coding sequence ATGTCCGAGTTCCTCGTTCCTGCAGGAGAGGCGAGGGCCGAGCTGGAGATGCGGCGTTCCCGCTTCATCGCCCATGCGGTGCCGGCTTTTTCGGTCGCAGAGGCACGGGATGTCATCGAGGAGAGACGGAGGGAGTGGAGTGATGCCACACACGTGGTCTACGCCTATGTGGTGGGAAGTCCGCGTTCGGAGGTCCAGGGGATGAGCGACGACGGCGAGCCTCACGGTACGGCTGCGAGACCCGTCATGGCCCTCATCAGGGGGAGGAGGCTCTGGAACGTGGTGGTCACGGTGGTCCGCTACTTCGGCGGCGTGAAGCTCGGTACGGGCGGGCTCGTCCATGCCTATGCGGAAGCGGCCCGCAGGGCCCTCGACCGTCTCCCCGTGCGGCCCTTCGTCCCCATGGCGCGGATCCGGCTCGTGGTTCCCTATCCTCTGTTCTCACGATTGGGGCCCTTGCTCGAGGAGTACGAGGTGACGGTGCTCGAGCAGGAGTTCACTTCCGAGATCTCGCTCACGTGTCGTCTCCCCCGGCGGTGCCTCGAGGGCTTCTCGAAGGGGCTTCGGGATCTCGGATCGGGGAGCGACGTCGACATTCTGGAAGAGGAAGGAGCGTGA
- a CDS encoding carbohydrate ABC transporter permease gives MIGMESYSTRMFIQRVLVYVFLVILAVICLLPFYITFVNATRSSMEINQGLSLLPGSSLGKNLVALWGKGKGENLNIFRGLRNSFFVATSATLLGLYVAALAGFGFAFYNFPAKRFLFAVVLGVIMVPAQLGIIGYFQLLSAYHMLDTFWALILPGGANAFAVFFLRQYASSIIDQEMLQAARIEGAGELQIFHWLGLPLLTPGLATMGIFAFVGNWNNYLLPLVVLFSNEKFTVPIIIGQLNTSTYKTDFGMLYLAIALSLLPILIVYSIASRFIIEGISLGALKE, from the coding sequence ATGATCGGAATGGAATCCTATTCGACAAGGATGTTCATCCAGCGGGTGCTGGTCTACGTGTTCCTCGTCATCCTCGCGGTGATCTGTCTCCTTCCCTTCTACATCACGTTCGTGAACGCCACGCGTTCGAGCATGGAGATCAATCAGGGACTGAGTCTCCTCCCCGGGAGTTCTCTGGGGAAGAACCTCGTCGCCCTGTGGGGCAAAGGGAAGGGGGAGAATCTCAACATCTTTCGGGGACTGAGGAACAGCTTCTTCGTGGCGACGTCCGCCACCCTCCTCGGCCTCTACGTGGCGGCCCTCGCGGGTTTCGGGTTCGCCTTCTACAACTTCCCGGCGAAACGGTTCCTGTTCGCCGTGGTCCTGGGGGTGATCATGGTGCCCGCACAGCTGGGTATCATAGGCTACTTCCAGCTCCTGAGTGCGTACCACATGCTCGACACCTTCTGGGCCCTCATCCTGCCGGGAGGGGCGAACGCCTTCGCGGTCTTCTTCCTGCGTCAGTACGCCTCCTCGATCATCGATCAGGAGATGCTCCAGGCGGCCCGCATCGAGGGTGCAGGGGAGTTGCAGATCTTCCACTGGTTGGGGCTTCCGCTCCTGACCCCGGGGCTCGCCACCATGGGGATCTTCGCCTTCGTGGGGAACTGGAACAACTACCTGCTCCCCCTCGTCGTGCTCTTTTCGAATGAGAAGTTCACGGTGCCCATCATCATAGGGCAGCTCAATACCAGTACCTACAAGACCGACTTCGGTATGCTCTACCTGGCGATCGCCCTTTCCCTGCTCCCCATCCTCATCGTGTACTCGATCGCCTCGAGGTTCATCATCGAGGGCATCAGCCTCGGCGCACTCAAGGAGTAG
- a CDS encoding methylglyoxal synthase, with product MDFVKTIGLVAHDNRKQDLIEWVRWNYKTLIQHRLVCTGTTGRLVQQTIEELMEPGDRQAHPIVQLKSGPLGGDQQMGAMIAEGKIDILIFLWDPMEPQPHDVDVKALLRIAVLYNIPVANNRSTADFIISSPLFYQQYEPVRKDYSVYLRRSIPGVDARGGIS from the coding sequence ATGGACTTCGTGAAGACCATAGGCCTCGTGGCCCACGACAACCGGAAACAGGACCTCATCGAATGGGTGAGGTGGAACTACAAGACCCTCATTCAACACAGGCTGGTCTGCACGGGGACCACCGGGAGACTCGTCCAGCAGACCATAGAGGAGCTCATGGAGCCCGGCGACCGACAGGCCCACCCCATCGTCCAGCTCAAATCAGGCCCTCTCGGAGGAGACCAGCAGATGGGAGCCATGATAGCGGAAGGGAAGATAGACATCCTCATCTTCCTCTGGGATCCCATGGAACCACAACCTCACGACGTGGATGTAAAGGCCCTCCTCAGGATCGCCGTGCTTTACAACATCCCTGTTGCCAACAACAGGTCGACGGCCGACTTCATCATCTCCTCCCCCCTCTTCTATCAACAGTACGAGCCCGTCCGGAAGGACTATTCCGTGTACCTCAGGCGGAGCATCCCCGGCGTCGACGCCCGAGGAGGAATCTCGTGA
- a CDS encoding GntR family transcriptional regulator — protein sequence MHIRDDLHIPKYRQLYDILMHNIEKEGLKEGDRIPSEPTLIQTYGVSRNTVRQAIDLLVQEGVVYRIQGKGTFYKGKGRGSEKKPYLVGVITPLTKKYIYPSILQGIEDCAYERRYSLILGNSGGDTEKEWHLLQNMLQRGIEGLIIEPAMSAHLKSNTRLLTALERLSIPVVFMDCYYEDLPFSFVTPDDVEGGRLAASYLMNWGHRRVGIVYKKDVVPGVLRLQGFREVVRSRGGELREEWVWGFTEAEDQPGMDPARKLVAAFLSLPPERRPTALFFYNDLCAIQGLQEIRKAGLSVPGDVSILGFDDSEYAHYAEIPLTSLVHPKEELGRKAADLLFEAIDSGDRSPRVVKLVPGIVERESMGSPSR from the coding sequence ATGCACATTCGAGACGATCTCCACATACCCAAGTACCGTCAGCTCTACGACATCCTGATGCACAACATAGAAAAGGAAGGGCTCAAGGAGGGGGACAGGATCCCCTCCGAGCCCACTCTCATCCAGACCTATGGGGTGAGCAGGAACACGGTGCGCCAGGCCATCGACCTCCTGGTCCAGGAGGGAGTCGTCTATCGTATTCAGGGGAAGGGTACGTTCTACAAGGGGAAAGGGCGGGGGAGCGAGAAGAAGCCCTATCTCGTGGGGGTGATCACCCCCCTCACCAAGAAGTACATCTACCCTTCCATCCTGCAGGGTATAGAGGACTGCGCCTACGAGAGGCGCTACAGCCTCATCCTGGGGAACTCCGGAGGCGATACGGAGAAGGAGTGGCATCTCCTCCAGAACATGCTCCAGCGGGGGATCGAGGGACTCATCATAGAACCTGCGATGAGCGCGCATCTCAAGTCGAACACCCGACTCCTCACGGCCCTGGAGAGGCTCTCGATTCCCGTGGTGTTCATGGATTGCTACTACGAGGATCTCCCCTTCTCCTTCGTGACACCCGACGATGTGGAAGGGGGAAGGCTCGCCGCCTCTTACCTCATGAACTGGGGGCACAGGAGGGTGGGGATCGTCTACAAGAAGGACGTGGTGCCGGGTGTCCTCCGCCTCCAGGGGTTCCGTGAGGTGGTCCGTTCCCGAGGGGGTGAACTTCGGGAGGAGTGGGTGTGGGGGTTCACCGAAGCGGAGGACCAACCGGGCATGGATCCCGCCCGTAAGCTGGTGGCGGCGTTCCTCTCCCTCCCTCCTGAACGACGGCCCACCGCCCTCTTCTTCTACAACGATCTCTGTGCGATTCAGGGGTTGCAGGAGATCAGGAAGGCGGGGTTGTCGGTGCCCGGAGATGTCTCCATCCTGGGGTTCGACGATTCGGAGTACGCCCACTACGCCGAGATACCTCTCACCTCGCTCGTCCATCCCAAGGAAGAGCTGGGAAGGAAGGCCGCCGACCTCCTCTTCGAGGCCATCGATTCCGGGGATCGTTCCCCGAGGGTGGTGAAGCTGGTGCCCGGGATCGTGGAGCGCGAGTCCATGGGATCTCCCTCACGGTAG
- a CDS encoding carbohydrate ABC transporter permease has protein sequence MKRYLQIVGLGFVAPFFLFLVVFQFYPIINTLMLSFTNYDGLKKMDWVGLKNYADLIVDKYFWLAFFNTWRIWLPNILMQLALAFLVAFFFTDIRYRIKGISVFRAVYYFPNLVTAATIALLINVLLDWKHGALNQILFAANEEAFIDWFRDPVRTQFIVSIVQTWLWFGYTAIILTTGIQGIPKTYYEAAYVDGATAWQVFWSITMPLLAPVITFVLITSLIGGMQIFDIPYILRMGLAGESGQAVTTTVIYLYDRGFRYHRMGYAASVAWVLFFLIVIFSLLYFVLAGRENRRKR, from the coding sequence GTGAAACGATACTTACAGATCGTGGGGCTCGGGTTCGTCGCCCCGTTCTTCCTCTTTTTGGTGGTGTTCCAGTTCTATCCCATCATCAACACCCTCATGTTGAGTTTCACCAACTACGACGGCCTCAAGAAGATGGACTGGGTGGGCCTGAAGAACTACGCAGACCTCATCGTGGACAAGTACTTCTGGCTCGCCTTCTTCAACACGTGGCGGATTTGGCTCCCCAACATCCTCATGCAGCTGGCACTCGCCTTTCTCGTGGCCTTCTTCTTCACCGACATCAGGTACAGGATCAAGGGGATAAGCGTGTTCCGGGCGGTCTACTACTTCCCCAACCTGGTGACCGCGGCGACCATCGCCCTGCTCATCAACGTGCTCCTCGACTGGAAGCACGGAGCGCTCAACCAGATCCTCTTCGCGGCCAACGAAGAGGCCTTCATCGATTGGTTCAGGGATCCCGTGAGGACCCAGTTCATCGTCTCGATCGTTCAGACCTGGCTCTGGTTCGGGTACACGGCCATCATCCTCACCACGGGGATCCAGGGTATCCCGAAGACGTACTATGAGGCGGCCTATGTGGACGGCGCGACCGCCTGGCAGGTCTTCTGGTCGATCACCATGCCGCTCCTTGCCCCGGTGATCACCTTCGTGCTCATCACCAGTCTCATCGGTGGTATGCAGATCTTCGATATCCCCTACATCCTCCGTATGGGACTCGCAGGGGAGAGCGGTCAGGCGGTCACCACCACGGTGATATACCTCTACGACCGTGGATTCCGCTACCACCGCATGGGCTATGCGGCATCGGTGGCCTGGGTGCTCTTCTTCCTGATCGTAATATTCTCACTCCTCTACTTCGTACTCGCGGGTCGAGAGAACAGGAGGAAACGATGA
- a CDS encoding ABC transporter substrate-binding protein → MKKLSFLLVGLVVAVLLAGCAKKEEAAAAAPAKIVVWSFTDELQKPIDRFKEKTGIDYEFTIVPHEDYMTKLRQVLASGVNVPDVFTGEQQFVRELVESGYWDDLSGPPYNADVSDMYPYAVEMATDADGKLRGLTWQTTPGGVFYRRGIAKEYLGTDDPQEVGKYFASLDKMLETARMMKEKSGDTVKFLPTLVETQWIPYAQRKHAFVEDGKFILDDAYLPYFDFVKTLRDEGLTAEAGQWGPAWFDGMKKDSNIFAYFGCTWFLHYVLKANAPDSEGDWGLTSPPAFYFWGGTWLGIYSDSKNKENAWKFVHMFTLEEETLEWWAKETGDFISNRKVVEKIKDTFAEPYLGGQNHYDFFADLAPKVNGSLVTGKDQNILAFINQAVADYANGVKSKEEAIQWIKEQVKNAYPELTVE, encoded by the coding sequence ATGAAGAAGCTCTCCTTTCTTCTGGTAGGACTCGTTGTGGCAGTGCTCCTCGCAGGATGTGCGAAGAAGGAGGAGGCTGCGGCAGCTGCTCCTGCCAAGATCGTGGTGTGGTCCTTCACCGACGAGCTCCAGAAACCGATCGATCGGTTCAAGGAAAAGACCGGCATCGACTACGAGTTCACCATCGTGCCCCACGAGGACTACATGACGAAGCTCAGACAGGTGCTCGCCTCCGGTGTGAACGTGCCTGACGTGTTCACCGGTGAGCAGCAGTTCGTGCGGGAGTTGGTGGAGAGCGGCTACTGGGACGACCTCTCCGGTCCTCCGTACAACGCCGATGTGTCCGACATGTATCCCTATGCCGTCGAGATGGCGACGGACGCGGACGGCAAGCTGAGGGGGCTCACCTGGCAGACGACCCCGGGCGGTGTGTTCTATAGGAGGGGAATCGCGAAGGAGTACCTCGGAACCGACGATCCCCAGGAAGTGGGTAAGTACTTCGCCAGCCTGGACAAGATGCTCGAGACCGCCCGAATGATGAAGGAGAAGAGCGGTGATACCGTGAAGTTCCTCCCCACCCTGGTGGAAACCCAGTGGATTCCCTACGCCCAGCGGAAACACGCCTTCGTGGAGGACGGGAAGTTCATCCTGGACGATGCATATCTGCCCTACTTCGACTTCGTGAAGACCCTTCGTGACGAAGGACTCACCGCCGAGGCAGGACAGTGGGGGCCCGCCTGGTTCGACGGGATGAAGAAGGACTCCAATATCTTCGCCTACTTCGGTTGTACGTGGTTCCTCCACTACGTGCTCAAGGCCAATGCCCCCGATTCAGAGGGTGACTGGGGACTCACCTCTCCGCCGGCCTTCTACTTCTGGGGCGGGACCTGGCTCGGTATCTACTCCGACAGCAAGAACAAGGAGAACGCCTGGAAGTTCGTCCACATGTTCACCCTCGAAGAGGAGACCCTCGAGTGGTGGGCGAAGGAGACGGGCGACTTCATCAGCAACCGGAAGGTGGTGGAGAAGATCAAGGACACCTTCGCCGAACCCTATCTCGGTGGTCAGAACCACTATGACTTCTTCGCGGATCTCGCGCCGAAGGTGAACGGTTCGCTCGTGACCGGCAAGGACCAGAACATCCTCGCCTTCATCAACCAGGCGGTGGCCGATTACGCCAATGGTGTGAAGAGCAAGGAAGAGGCGATCCAGTGGATCAAGGAACAGGTGAAGAACGCCTATCCTGAGCTCACTGTGGAGTAA